One stretch of Clavelina lepadiformis chromosome 6, kaClaLepa1.1, whole genome shotgun sequence DNA includes these proteins:
- the LOC143462658 gene encoding uncharacterized protein LOC143462658 — protein sequence MTESNDNMADHVSNLVDDIHYLECQVETLVSSLYALVARQYPGETLTAISGQKKAAVTIGDLITEIQCYPVSGTVLRSLVYKGQFSARPLVEFFYNNGTKTLGQIYRDGNLYRGVRYVESYVPGRIFSFNIGNQFYQFENYSLSQIDSDVQALRPSFAPVNFTEPDIDFETFIDDYPSEEDQGFEDIQNMLVSMSHFKLAHDKFYHFLDANTDQTRDYDFSSVRHTIENTFSNVFLSVLSSITNPVLGGILVILLFMAMFWGFVLTIWAIKFYRGHVVNLARSLISRVRRIRQPAMEENVPPDDVPENREDLVVTQEVRHTDENPNEPLYPNLRQH from the coding sequence ATGACGGAAAGCAATGACAATATGGCTGACCATGTGTCTAATCTAGTGGACGATATACATTACCTAGAGTGTCAAGTTGAAACACTCGTCTCATCTCTTTATGCGCTGGTCGCACGTCAATACCCCGGGGAAACTTTAACCGCAATTAGCGgacagaaaaaagcagccgTCACCATAGGTGATCTTATAACAGAAATTCAATGTTACCCAGTATCGGGAACCGTATTACGAAGTCTGGTATATAAGGGTCAGTTTTCTGCTAGGCCCTTAGTTGAATTCTTCTATAATAATGGTACCAAAACGCTCGGTCAAATCTACCGAGACGGAAATCTTTATAGAGGAGTTCGATATGTAGAATCCTATGTTCCTGGTCGCATATTCTCATTTAACATTGGTAACCAATTCTATCAATTTGAGAATTACTCTCTGAGTCAAATAGACTCGGATGTGCAAGCTCTACGGCCGTCTTTCGCACCAGTGAACTTTACAGAACCAGACATTGATTTTGAAACCTTTATCGATGATTATCCTTCAGAAGAAGACCAAGGATTTGAAGACATCCAAAATATGTTAGTGTCGATGAGCCATTTCAAGCTCGCACATgataaattttaccattttctaGATGCAAATACTGATCAAACTAGGGATTACGATTTCTCTAGCGTCAGACACACAATCGAGAACACCTTCTCCAATGTATTTTTGAGTGTTTTATCTTCTATTACAAATCCTGTTTTAGGCGGGATATTGGTTATTTTACTATTCATGGCAATGTTTTGGGGCTTTGTCTTAACTATTTGGGCAATTAAGTTTTACAGAGGACATGTAGTCAATTTGGCACGATCTCTCATCTCTCGTGTCCGTCGCATCCGTCAGCCAGCCATGGAAGAAAACGTCCCTCCCGACGATGTTCCAGAAAACAGAGAGGATTTAGTTGTAACGCAAGAGGTCCGGCATACCGATGAAAACCCCAATGAACCGCTATACCCCAATTTACGTCAGCATTAG
- the LOC143461841 gene encoding complex I assembly factor TIMMDC1, mitochondrial-like — protein MSEASSDVTNPCIFLQGNSPLFNYRFNINDFTLPQLLRIRSSCVHWDGNWYLKNNLKDLINAQSKERGRFIRNVILERRRDYDQVLKRKLVHALHLPDRWGHSRKKKLEKLHYVVWQPPENIEDVCARTYLPHEAYAGLPPGSSSLTGWQRLKWSFFPNRFMPKFCPAEPSHRFNLECFLNTILIGSMAVGVTMAVAHGLKFVSDFDRTNLSNIYASRYDAHRKRHDAFFRGFVRFTYRWGWRVGFLIGGMTLISQSLCIYRLKDTMANYMVAAFFPFSLYKWTRGVKGMAITGTIGAIFFGVPLGFLCGSCGLNPRLYKFDTKIHPFIASPQHWYNWPEEKMELSERKMNLLLEELNRNLDEKEASEIEIYRNFLMQPTLNKIASF, from the coding sequence aTGTCTGAAGCATCAAGTGATGTGACAAATCCCTGCATATTTCTGCAAGGAAACAGCCCATTGTTCAACTACAGATTTAACATAAATGATTTCACTCTTCCTCAACTGCTGAGGATTCGAAGTAGTTGTGTGCATTGGGATGGAAACTGGTATTTGAAGAATAATTTGAAAGATTTGATCAATGCCCAATCGAAGGAGCGTGGTAGATTCATACGAAATGTCATCCTTGAGCGCCGCAGAGATTATGaccaagttttaaaaagaaagcTTGTGCATGCATTGCATCTACCAGACAGATGGGGTCACTCTCGTAAGAAGAAATTAGAAAAACTGCACTATGTTGTGTGGCAGCCTCCTGAAAATATAGAAGATGTCTGTGCTCGTACTTATCTTCCCCATGAAGCATACGCGGGGCTTCCCCCTGGCTCATCATCACTGACCGGGTGGCAAAGGCTGAAGTGGTCCTTCTTCCCAAATCGATTCATGCCGAAGTTTTGTCCGGCTGAGCCATCTCACCGCTTCAACCTGGAATGCTTCCTGAATACGATCCTGATCGGGAGTATGGCTGTCGGGGTCACCATGGCAGTGGCACATGGTCTCAAATTTGTTTCTGATTTTGATCGAACAAATTTATCCAACATTTATGCCTCCAGGTACGATGCCCATAGAAAGCGCCACGATGCGTTCTTTCGAGGGTTTGTTCGTTTCACCTACAGGTGGGGCTGGAGAGTCGGCTTCCTTATTGGTGGAATGACGTTGATCAGCCAATCACTTTGCATCTACAGACTAAAAGACACGATGGCTAATTACATGGTGGCTGCTTTTTTCCCATTTTCCTTGTACAAGTGGACACGGGGAGTTAAGGGCATGGCCATTACTGGAACCATTGGAGCAATATTCTTTGGTGTTCCGCTTGGGTTTCTATGTGGAAGTTGTGGTTTGAACCCGAGGCTGTACAAATTTGACACAAAGATTCATCCGTTTATCGCCAGCCCCCAACACTGGTACAACTGGCCGGAGGAGAAGATGGAGCTAAGTGAGAGGAAGATGAATCTACTTCTGGAAGAATTAAATCGAAATTTGGATGAAAAAGAAGCTTCAGAAATTGAGATCTACAGAAACTTTTTGATGCAACCgacattaaataaaattgcttCATTCTAG
- the LOC143461839 gene encoding membrane-bound transcription factor site-1 protease-like, with amino-acid sequence MRSKVKNTMKWLCFSSARNCTKICKTLLTTVFLLNTLVVSFQQIRHEQVALDRRKENFVNELHLRNHPSQSERNETSGERYLVDRVLDEYIVAFDGYYSQDERKQFIDSALRLINISTNFWGISPHYGPVKSLPSDFDVLQINPLVEPEKLLSLAHVHIKHVTHQRKVTRILQAASDEERHGTSSNPDPDPHAARSLLRAFPNQGQIHQLLQAKRLWESGYTGLGVKVAIFDTGLPENHPHFRNIMERTDWTDEKTAEDGLGHGTFVAGVIGGTYSECLGMAPDAQLYIFRVFTNNQVSYTSWFLDAFNYAILQKIDILNLSIGGPDFMDRPFVEKVWELTANHIIMVSAIGNDGPLYGTLNNPADQMDVIGVGGIDYNDNIARFSSRGMTSWELPAGYGRVKPDIVTYGSSVRGSGLRGGCRTLSGTSVASPVVAGAVALLLSTISKDKDRSVVATPASVKQALMDSAQRLPTANMFEQGQGKLDLIRAYKVLNSYQPQASLIPSVLDLTECPYMWPYCTQPLYHTGMPVIVNVTVLNGLGVVGKIKVKPSWHPYISEHGDKMEIAISYSETLWPWSGYLALSLSAAEQAAGWEGVAQGHVELSVTSSSSNSKDEDLVSVLKLFVKARIIPTPPREKRILWDQFHNLRYPPGYFPRDNLRMKNDPLDWNGDHIHTNFRDLYQHLRSAGYYVEVLGSSFMCFDAKLYGSLFIVDPEEEFYPEEIKKLKKDVTEHGLNLIVFAEWYNTSVMAGVKFYDENTRRWWMPETGGCNAPALNHLLQEFSIMISDRVFEGEFKMGSHEMHYASGTTLARFPKDSIVVGQPLHDQASEFITKQASTSTENVPILGMHQVPGAGSGRVVVYGDSNCIDSAHMTIDCFWLVDAFLAFVSQGVVAPVFNYGQMRNNLTKEMFVRGENIPLHDGRDPPQRMENNHLFKYSKVLQNHLGDPRPHEIPSCPSISWARGIPHNGSFPTFLWKHLSIDEDKAPVLINRKINSAENSRDFFRQPMNEMEEKPFNLSAFVHGLVLIVVLLLLYFIIGRMFVGQRRRFSPRFFVRCCFSWWKTCQHKLGFSSTIWSSDVTIQRSSDNSFNRRKSHHDVITSEDVTHFHEDSLLQQSDVQAV; translated from the exons ATGCGAAGTAAAGTGAAGAATACAATGAAGTGGCTCTGCTTTTCATCTGCGAgaaattgcacaaaaatatgcaaaactCTCTTGACCACCGTGTTCTTGTTGAACACTCTGGTCGTTTCTTTCCAACAAATTCGCCATGAACAAGTTGCACTCGACCGAaggaaagaaaattttgtaaatgaacTTCACCTCAGAAACCATCCATCTCAGAGTGAAAGGAATGAAACGAGCGGAGAGCGCTATCTCGTGGATAGAGTTCTTGACGAATACATTGTAGCTTTCGACGGATATTACTCGCAGGACGAGCGGAAACAATTTATTGATTCAGCTTTACGtttgataaatatttcaacCAACTTCTGGGGGATTTCCCCTCACTACGGTCCTGTTAAAAGTCTTCCGAGTGATTTCGATGTTCTGCAGATAAATCCCCTCGTTGAACCCGAG AAGTTGCTGTCACTCGCACACGTTCACATAAAGCATGTGACCCATCAGCGGAAAGTAACTCGGATTCTGCAGGCTGCCAGCGATGAGGAAAGACACGGAACATCTTCCAACCCCGATCCTGATCCTCACGCTGCTCGATCCTTGCTCCGAGCTTTCCCCAATCAGGGTCAGATCCACCAG CTGCTGCAAGCAAAGAGGTTGTGGGAATCAGGTTACACTGGGCTCGGTGTCAAGGTGGCGATATTTGACACCGGCCTCCCTGAGAACCATCCGCACTTTCGCAACATCATGGAAAGAACTGACTGGACCGATGAGAAGACGGCAGAAGATGGTCTGGGTCATGGAACGTTCGTGGCTGGGGTCATCGGGGGAACTTACAGTGAATGCTTGGGAATGGCACCAGATGCACAGCTGTATATCTTCAGAGTGTTCACCAACAACCAG GTTTCTTACACCTCCTGGTTCTTGGATGCTTTTAATTACGCAATTCTTCAAAAGATAGACATCTTAAATCTGAGCATCGGAGGTCCTGACTTCATGGACCGACCGTTTGTGGAGAAAGTTTGGGAGCTGACCGCTAACCACATCATCATGGTGTCAGCCATCGGGAACGATGGACCATTATATG GAACCCTCAACAATCCGGCCGACCAGATGGATGTGATTGGGGTTGGAGGGATCGACTACAACGACAACATCGCGAGATTCTCATCACGGGGGATGACGTCTTGGGAGTTGCCGGCTGGTTATGGTCGAGTGAAGCCAGATATTGTGACTTATGGTTCCTCTGTGAGGGGGTCTGGCCTCAGAGGAGGTTGTCGGACTTTGTCTGGCACCAGCGTGGCGTCACCAGTCGTGGCAGGTGCCGTGGCATTACTTCTCAGCACGATTAGCAAAGATAAAGACCGGTCAGTCGTGGCCACACCAGCCAGCGTGAAGCAAGCATTGATGGACTCGGCCCAACGCCTCCCGACTGCCAACATGTTTGAGCAGGGCCAGGGCAAGCTGGACCTGATCAGGGCTTACAAG GTTCTTAATTCTTACCAACCCCAGGCAAGTCTGATCCCGAGTGTGCTTGACCTCACAGAGTGTCCATACATGTGGCCGTATTGCACCCAGCCCTTGTACCACACTGGCATGCCAGTCATCGTCAATGTCACCGTCCTAAATGGCCTCGGAGTTGTGGGGAAGATCAAAGTGAAACCATCTTGGCATCCTTATATCTCTGAACATGGGGACAAGATGGAG ATTGCAATTTCTTATTCGGAAACCCTGTGGCCATGGTCCGGGTATCTCGCTCTCTCCCTCTCCGCTGCTGAGCAAGCGGCTGGGTGGGAAGGGGTCGCGCAAGGTCATGTTGAACTCTCTGTGACCTCATCATCGTCAAACTCGAAAGATGAAGACCTGGTTTCGGTTCTAAAACTGTTTGTGAAGGCTCGAATCATCCCGACTCCTCCCAGAGAGAAGAGGATTCTCTGGGATCAGTTCCACAATCTCCGATATCCTCCAG GTTACTTTCCTCGGGACAATCTTCGGATGAAGAACGATCCCCTGGATTGGAACGGGGATCATATCCACACCAACTTCCGCGATCTGTATCAGCACTTGAGGAGCGCCGGATATTACGTGGAG GTTCTTGGGTCTTCATTCATGTGCTTTGATGCAAAATTGTACGGATCTCTCTTCATTGTTGATCCGGAAGAAGAGTTTTATCCGGAGGAgatcaaaaaattaaagaaagacGTCACAGAGCATGGACTGAACCTCATCG TCTTTGCAGAGTGGTACAACACATCTGTCATGGCCGGCGTCAAGTTCTACGACGAGAACACTCGGAGATGGTGGATGCCGGAGACGGGGGGGTGCAATGCTCCGGCCCTCAACCACCTCCTCCAGGAGTTCAGCATCATGATCTCGGATCGAGTATTCGAGGGTGAATTTAAGATGGGGAGCCACGAGATGCATTACGCGTCAGGCACTACACTGGCCAGATTCCCCAAG GACTCGATCGTTGTGGGGCAGCCACTCCATGATCAAGCAAGTGAATTTATCACGAAACAAGCTTCAACTTCAACGGAAAATGTCCCCATTCTTGGAATGCACCAG GTTCCTGGAGCAGGCAGTGGAAGGGTCGTTGTTTATGGAGATTCAAATTGCATTGACAGCGCTCACATGACCATAGACTGCTTCTGGTTGGTTGACGCATTTCTCGCATTTGTCTCTCAG GGTGTTGTGGCTCCTGTGTTTAACTATGGACAAATGAGGAACAATCTCACCAAAGAAATGTTTGTTCGAGGAGAGAACATTCCTCTCCATGACGGAAGAGATCCTCCTCAGAGGATGGAGAACAACCACCTCTTCAAATATTCAAAG GTTTTGCAAAATCATCTCGGAGATCCCAGGCCGCATGAAATTCCTTCCTGCCCGAGCATCTCATGGGCAAGGGGTATTCCCCACAATGGATCCTTTCCCACGTTTCTATGGAAACATCTCTCCATCGATGAAGACAAAGCCCCTGTATTAATTAATAGAAAGATTAATTCTGCAGAAAATTCAAGGGATTTTTTCAGACAGCCGATGAACGAAATGGAAGAAAAACCGTTCAACTTGAGCGCATTCGTGCACGGCCTCGTCCTCATCGTCGTTCTGCTTCTTTTGTATTTCATCATCGGCCGAATGTTTGTCGGACAGAGACGTCGATTTTCTCCGAGATTTTTTGTTCGATGTTGCTTCAGTTGGTGGAAGACTTGCCAGCACAAACTTGGATTTTCGTCGACGATTTGGAGCTCTGATGTCACAATACAAAGGTCTTCGGATAATTCTTTCAACCGTAGAAAGTCTCATCACGATGTGATAACATCTGAGGACGTCACGCACTTTCATGAGGATTCTTTGCTTCAGCAATCCGACGTGCAAGCTGTGTGA
- the LOC143461840 gene encoding eukaryotic translation initiation factor 2-alpha kinase 1-like — protein MGRMATGTSFDFSLPPLNPILALDESEPDLARSNGKSSSTENEVVCFKKTQSLVVQSSIPQNVLLGSLLEHLCSLYESDSEKASKLFNSICKQLEKIKVISPVTYLEEYSSIRLQYKSTFYNLFQSAILNLDSKLPLGSGDNPSSAPLKRRSLQVPPEEVFNFSTSRYAEEYEEVAEVGKGAFGKVYKVRNKIDGQVYAVKKIHFKSENHDDEPQEVRRMMREVHSLASLQHAHVVRYHHSWIEDRSSGASSCSEDGNSTLSSKQGKRHSRSHFQDLSQHKDALSRNSASSWGSDPVEDHPTPHSKFWQIGDTEDEFSKSNSILIKQKCRNVSNNSSAEKQFSPPSDVIFTHGVLEDAQRNNMKRVKSVILANLPQLQLTANNDKNNHVSRSKSMNSMSDFRGLSPHSINEPIAHSCLPTISTQLTLFIQMQLCESSLKDWLANRNGRFSSNFDPRDVINRETSFDIFRQILSALDFIHGKDILHRDLKPRNIFIIGERPYILLGDFGLARPAITKQSSEAFTPIHDVPMTFELEEHTSGIGTTVYAAPEQLTKENYNFKADLYSAGIIFFELMWPLYTEHERGKAINDLRSGSIPDLYQAKWQSTVKMLKSLISHNPEERPSAGDLLKEEILRSNEGSLYQEKEILQLKQENEKLKELVAKYRSKLIFHGIDPDI, from the coding sequence ATGGGCAGGATGGCGACTGGAACGTCGTTTGATTTCAGTCTTCCTCCTTTAAACCCGATACTTGCACTTGACGAAAGTGAGCCGGACTTGGCCAGGTCAAACGGAAAATCTTCCAGCACCGAAAATGAAGTggtctgttttaaaaaaacacaatcTCTAGTCGTACAATCTTCCATTCCTCAGAATGTTTTGTTGGGGTCTTTGCTAGAACATCTCTGCTCACTGTATGAGTCTGACAGTGAAAAAGcatcaaaattatttaattcaatttgcaaacaaCTTGAAAAGATCAAAGTGATATCACCTGTCACTTACTTGGAAGAATATTCCTCCATTCGGCTCCAGTACAAATCAACTTTctataatttgtttcaatcTGCAATTCTTAATCTCGATTCGAAACTTCCTCTTGGATCAGGCGACAATCCCAGCTCTGCTCCACTTAAGCGCAGATCTTTGCAAGTTCCACCCGAagaagttttcaatttttccacGTCAAGGTACGCAGAGGAATATGAAGAAGTGGCAGAAGTTGGGAAAGGTGCGTTCGGGAAAGTTTATAAAGTGCGGAACAAAATTGATGGTCAGGTCTACGCTGTGAAGAAGATCCACTTCAAGTCGGAGAATCACGATGATGAGCCTCAAGAAGTGAGAAGAATGATGCGGGAAGTCCACTCCCTTGCTTCGTTGCAGCACGCTCACGTCGTACGTTATCACCACTCCTGGATTGAGGACAGAAGTTCAGGAGCCAGCTCTTGCAGTGAGGACGGCAACTCTACTTTGTCCTCGAAGCAGGGAAAGAGACACTCAAGGTCACACTTTCAAGATTTGAGCCAACATAAAGATGCCTTGAGTAGAAACAGCGCCAGTTCGTGGGGAAGCGATCCTGTTGAAGACCATCCAACTCCTCACAGTAAATTTTGGCAGATCGGGGACACAGAAGATGAATTCTCAAAATCGAATTCtattttaatcaaacaaaaGTGCCGCAATGTTTCCAATAATTCAAGTGCAGAGAAGCAATTCTCCCCCCCGAGTGATGTCATATTCACGCACGGGGTGCTTGAAGATGCGCAGAGAAACAACATGAAACGCGTCAAGAGCGTCATTCTCGCCAATCTACCTCAACTTCAGCTCACTGCaaacaatgataaaaataatcaCGTCTCTCGCTCCAAATCCATGAATAGCATGTCGGACTTCCGAGGATTGAGCCCGCATAGCATCAATGAACCCATCGCCCATAGCTGCTTGCCCACCATCTCTACTCAGCTCACGCTGTTCATTCAAATGCAGCTGTGTGAGTCGTCCTTGAAGGATTGGCTTGCCAACAGAAACGGTAGGTTTAGCTCAAACTTCGATCCCCGTGATGTCATCAACAGAGAAACGTCGTTTGACATTTTTCGTCAGATTTTATCAGCGCTGGACTTCATTCACGGCAAGGATATTCTCCATAGAGATCTAAAACCTcgtaatattttcataattggTGAAAGACCTTACATCTTGTTGGGTGATTTTGGCCTGGCTCGGCCGGCAATCACGAAACAGTCATCAGAAGCTTTCACACCCATTCATGATGTACCCATGACATTTGAGTTGGAAGAACACACGTCAGGCATCGGGACAACGGTGTACGCGGCACCCGAGCAACTGACCAAAGAAAATTACAATTTCAAGGCGGACTTGTACAGTGCTGGCATCATCTTCTTCGAGCTGATGTGGCCTCTGTACACGGAGCACGAACGGGGAAAAGCGATAAATGATCTGAGAAGCGGATCAATTCCAGATCTTTATCAAGCAAAGTGGCAATCGACGGTGAAGATGCTGAAATCACTCATCTCCCACAATCCTGAGGAGAGACCGTCGGCCGGGGATTTATTGAAGGAAGAAATCCTCCGATCAAACGAGGGAAGTTTGTATCAAGAAAAAGAAATCTTACAACTGAAGCAGGAAAACGAAAAGTTGAaagaacttgttgcaaaatATCGAAGCAAACTGATTTTTCACGGAATTGACCCAGATATTTGA
- the LOC143463308 gene encoding REST corepressor 3-like isoform X1: MTTTYPTMWTKPSNGVDGYASDSSTEEEPQVRMRVGEMYQAQVPIWHENPKTKPSNSKEGMLIWSPNEEIPDEKLDTYCQIAKDKHSYNMEQALGMLFWHKHDVKKSLGDMQNFTPMPDDWSMEDKVLFEQAYNFHGKNFRKIQQLIPDKEISQLVKHYYTWKKSRMKMSWMDRQATKRSHDSDDSQPEDDVITNMEEKYPPIKMQIVHEDAETKHKLPKGIQLNENDITVLSHHEKGVEGYLSSLDEKLANIKRQVQNEKQVSSQLAESLSSIEKPEDVELGLDEEWKDEEIALVIEGVRKYGENYEAIADILGTKSSENVNLLLGTRRSELNIDKILKEYEANSEHSPKQIEVIQGS, from the exons atgacaaCAACTTACCCAACTATGTGGACGAAGCCAAGTAACGGCGTGGACGGCTACGCGAGCGACTCGAGCACCGAAGAAGAACCGC AAGTTCGAATGCGTGTAGGAGAGATGTATCAAGCACAAGTTCCCATCTGGCATGAAAACCCAAAAACGAAACCCTCAAATTCCAAGGAAGGAATGCTTATTTGGTCTCCCAATGAAGAAATACCAGATGAAAAAC TTGATACGTATTGTCAAATTGCCAAGGACAAACACAGCTACAACATGGAGCAAGCTCTTGGAATGTTGTTTTGGCACAAACATGACGTAAAGAAGTCATTGGGAGACATGCAGAACTTTACCCCAATGCCTG ACGATTGGTCAATGGAAGacaaagtactttttgaaCAAGCTTACAATTTTCATGGAAAGAATTTCAGAAAGATTCAGCAGTTG ATCCCGGACAAAGAAATAAGTCAGTTGGTGAAGCATTATTACACATGGAAGAAATCTAGAATGAAGATGTCTTGGATGGACAGGCAAGCCACAAAGCGCAGCCATGACAG TGATGATTCTCAACCGgaagatgacgtcatcactaACATGGAGGAAAAG taTCCACCAATTAAAATGCAGATTGTGCATGAAGATGcggaaacaaaacacaaacttCCCAAAG GAATTCAACTGAATGAAAATGACATCACAGTGCTTTCTCATCACGAAAAAGGAGTTGAAGGCTACTTAAGTTCGCTGGATGAGAAATTGGCAAACATCAAGAGACAG GTGCAGAATGAGAAGCAGGTGTCAAGCCAACTCGCCGAGAGTTTATCATCGATTGAAAAACCAGAGGATGTGGAGCTAGGATTAGATGAGGAGTGGAAGGATGAAGAAATAGCTTTAGTCATTGAAG GGGTGAGGAAGTACGGAGAAAATTATGAAGCTATTGCAGACATTCTTGGAACGAAATCGAGTGAAAATGTAAATCTTCTTCTTGGCACCCGCCGCAGTGAGCTTAATATCGACAAG ATTTTAAAAGAATATGAAGCCAACAGCGAACATTCACCAAAG CAGATTGAAGTCATCCAAGGAAGTTGA
- the LOC143463308 gene encoding REST corepressor 3-like isoform X2 produces MTTTYPTMWTKPSNGVDGYASDSSTEEEPQVRMRVGEMYQAQVPIWHENPKTKPSNSKEGMLIWSPNEEIPDEKLDTYCQIAKDKHSYNMEQALGMLFWHKHDVKKSLGDMQNFTPMPDDWSMEDKVLFEQAYNFHGKNFRKIQQLIPDKEISQLVKHYYTWKKSRMKMSWMDRQATKRSHDSDDSQPEDDVITNMEEKYPPIKMQIVHEDAETKHKLPKGIQLNENDITVLSHHEKGVEGYLSSLDEKLANIKRQVQNEKQVSSQLAESLSSIEKPEDVELGLDEEWKDEEIALVIEGVRKYGENYEAIADILGTKSSENVNLLLGTRRSELNIDKILKEYEANSEHSPKIEVIQGS; encoded by the exons atgacaaCAACTTACCCAACTATGTGGACGAAGCCAAGTAACGGCGTGGACGGCTACGCGAGCGACTCGAGCACCGAAGAAGAACCGC AAGTTCGAATGCGTGTAGGAGAGATGTATCAAGCACAAGTTCCCATCTGGCATGAAAACCCAAAAACGAAACCCTCAAATTCCAAGGAAGGAATGCTTATTTGGTCTCCCAATGAAGAAATACCAGATGAAAAAC TTGATACGTATTGTCAAATTGCCAAGGACAAACACAGCTACAACATGGAGCAAGCTCTTGGAATGTTGTTTTGGCACAAACATGACGTAAAGAAGTCATTGGGAGACATGCAGAACTTTACCCCAATGCCTG ACGATTGGTCAATGGAAGacaaagtactttttgaaCAAGCTTACAATTTTCATGGAAAGAATTTCAGAAAGATTCAGCAGTTG ATCCCGGACAAAGAAATAAGTCAGTTGGTGAAGCATTATTACACATGGAAGAAATCTAGAATGAAGATGTCTTGGATGGACAGGCAAGCCACAAAGCGCAGCCATGACAG TGATGATTCTCAACCGgaagatgacgtcatcactaACATGGAGGAAAAG taTCCACCAATTAAAATGCAGATTGTGCATGAAGATGcggaaacaaaacacaaacttCCCAAAG GAATTCAACTGAATGAAAATGACATCACAGTGCTTTCTCATCACGAAAAAGGAGTTGAAGGCTACTTAAGTTCGCTGGATGAGAAATTGGCAAACATCAAGAGACAG GTGCAGAATGAGAAGCAGGTGTCAAGCCAACTCGCCGAGAGTTTATCATCGATTGAAAAACCAGAGGATGTGGAGCTAGGATTAGATGAGGAGTGGAAGGATGAAGAAATAGCTTTAGTCATTGAAG GGGTGAGGAAGTACGGAGAAAATTATGAAGCTATTGCAGACATTCTTGGAACGAAATCGAGTGAAAATGTAAATCTTCTTCTTGGCACCCGCCGCAGTGAGCTTAATATCGACAAG ATTTTAAAAGAATATGAAGCCAACAGCGAACATTCACCAAAG ATTGAAGTCATCCAAGGAAGTTGA